One Gigantopelta aegis isolate Gae_Host chromosome 1, Gae_host_genome, whole genome shotgun sequence genomic region harbors:
- the LOC121367580 gene encoding uncharacterized protein LOC121367580, with the protein MVYQDHLTKFCVLRPLTSKRAAGVAFQLLDIFLLLGAPCVLQSDNGSEFTAHVITELKVLWPELVMVHGKPRHPQSQGSVERAKCDIKDMLVCWLGDNNTTEWTVGLKFVQFQKNSSLHSGIKCSPFAALLGSGARTGLSSSSLPPEILHRLQSEDDLLAAIPMPVPGEDVDHVTTATDSSVSDPATLPNSQTTSDEVTMNAQVELVSSRQQAIQIQRKRANEAQTMQAERMVKRSKRIFAPVQVGDNVTISIPHVDRGRTDPRNIIGVVTECSDNDIDSIAVKGGTLSGKYPRNQIGVCATKLYSADDFNTENTVSLRQAVQLESKCGGQGFTKCNCADSKHCQTNRCRCFKAKMQCNSRCHSTLPCTDKLS; encoded by the coding sequence ATGGTCTATCAAGATCACCTCACGAAGTTCTGTGTTTTGCGCCCCTTGACATCGAAACGTGCCGCTGGGGTTGCATTTCAACTGCTAGACATATTTCTCCTACTTGGTGCTCCTTGCGTGCTGCAAAGTGACAATGGTTCAGAATTTACGGCACATGTAATCACTGAACTGAAAGTATTGTGGCCAGAGTTGGTGATGGTCCATGGGAAACCTAGGCATCCACAGAGTCAAGGGTCCGTAGAAAGAGCAAAATGTGACATTAAGGACATGCTTGTTTGTTGGTTAGGAGATAACAATACAACTGAATGGACTGTTGGACTCAAATTTGTTCAGTTTCAGAAAAATTCCAGTCTTCACAGTGGAATTAAGTGTTCTCCATTTGCAGCACTGTTGGGTTCTGGTGCTCGCACTGGTCTGTCATCATCTAGCCTCCCTCCTGAAATTCTCCATCGATTGCAGTCAGAAGATGATCTACTTGCAGCCATTCCAATGCCAGTTCCTGGTGAAGATGTTGATCACGTGACCACTGCAACTGACTCCTCTGTATCTGACCCAGCAACTCTTCCCAACTCTCAAACTACATCCGATGAAGTTACTATGAATGCTCAAGTAGAACTTGTTTCCTCTCGCCAACAAGCAATTCAGATACAGCGAAAGAGAGCTAATGAAGCCCAAACTATGCAAGCTGAACGCATGGTGAAAAGAAGTAAGCGTATCTTTGCACCCGTACAAGTCGGCGACAATGTGACTATATCTATCCCCCATGTTGACAGAGGTAGAACTGATCCACGGAATATCATTGGTGTTGTAACTGAATGCAGTGACAATGACATTGACAGTATTGCTGTGAAAGGTGGCACTCTCAGTGGTAAATATCCACGCAACCAAATTGGTGTGTGTGCTACCAAGTTGTATTCTGCAGATGATTTCAACACAGAGAATACCGTTTCTCTCCGCCAAGCTGTTCAACTTGAATCTAAATGTGGTGGGCAGGGTTTTACCAAGTGCAACTGTGCTGATTCCAAGCATTGTCAAACTAATCGTTGCCGGTGTTTCAAGGCCAAGATGCAGTGCAACTCTAGGTGTCACTCAACACTGCCGTGTACAGATAAACTATCCTAA